In Paludisphaera rhizosphaerae, the genomic stretch GGACTGTTCGATCGCCTCGCGGACGCCCTCGCGCTTGTGGCAGGCGAGGTTGTCCATCACCACGACGTCGCCGGGCCGCAGGGCCGGGGCCAGCTGCTGGCGGACGTAGGCGGCGAACAGCTCGCCGTTGATCGCCCCGTCGACCACGACCGGGGCCACGACTCCGTCGGCCCGCAGGCCGGCGACGAACGTGGTCGTCTTCCAGTGGCCGTGGGGCACGGCCATGACCAGCCGGACGCCGCT encodes the following:
- a CDS encoding transposase; amino-acid sequence: RPDVAEARRRWREAMPGLDPARLVFVDETWASTNMTRTRGRAPSGVRLVMAVPHGHWKTTTFVAGLRADGVVAPVVVDGAINGELFAAYVRQQLAPALRPGDVVVMDNLACHKREGVREAIEQS